From the genome of Ailuropoda melanoleuca isolate Jingjing chromosome 5, ASM200744v2, whole genome shotgun sequence:
caaataaataaaatctttaaaaataaacaaagtccAAACGGTGTAGGTATTTCATGGAAGGTCATTTTTATATTCAATCAAAGTCAAAgaatatgaaatctaaaaagaaaaactctacCAACCCCTATGACATACAGCAAAGAGCAGATAAATCCACAGTGAAAGGCTTAGTAGTGTCAGAAATGACAAGTATATGCCATTTCCGTTCTGGGTAACGCAAGTGTTCGTCTTCAGGTGTACGATATCCCTGCATCATCAGTGAAAGGCCCTGTGTTTTCAGTTCCCGTGGGAGAGATAAAACCTCAGGGCGTCTATGACATCCCTCCTACTAAAGGGGTAAGTGAGCTACCACAGAGCCGCAAAAAAggggtgcgtgtgcgtgtgtctgtgtgtgtatttgtgtgtttactGGGGTAAAACAAGAAGGGCAAACCAAAGGCGGAAAACTAGTCTTTATGAGAGAGtgaatgggaggaaggaaagacaacGGCTAATGATAAGTCTAAggattccaggggtgcctggctggctcagtcggggagCATTCAACTCgcgatctcggggtcgtgagtttcgagccccacatcaggcatagagattactttaaaaacgaaaggaaaaaaatctcaaaggtaAGTCTAAGGATTCCACATTTAGAGGATTCTACTAAAAATGAGGTAGTCGAGAAGGAGAACCAGTAGGAAGGTAAAATAATTCAGTTTGGCAAGCAATGAACATACCTCCTATCTCTGGGAAGTGTTACAGCGTCCTCAGTCTGTAGACAGGGGTCGCTGTGTTTGATGCACTCTCTCGTCCACCGGGGTACGGCCCGCACAGGAAGTACAGCTACCCTTATTGTCCAGAGAAGGGAACTGTGTGTCAGAACATTGAAGCAACGTATTCAGCATCTCACAGCTGACAGATCCAGGGAGAGACCTCAGCTCTTCCGAAGCCTCGTCTCCTCCTGTGTGGGAATGCGTAGTCTGCCTCCCCACCTGGATCAGCCGAGGAAGGAGACCCAGGAGGTGGTCAGAAACGCAGGACTGGGACCCCGGGAGGGCAACTCAGCCAGGAGGGGTCCACACACAAGCAGCACTGAGGCCATGGGAAGGATGCTCCTGTCCAAGATGAGGGAAGTGagaacagagcagagcagagccttGGGAAACACCGGCCAGAAGCGGGGGGAAGGTAAAAAGCCAGGAGCCAATGATGAGTGGTGAGAATTCTAGCCTCGCTTTAAGGTCCTTCTCAGTTTCTGCATGTGCGCATGAGCCAGCCAAACACATAGTAGCcccttttctacttatttttcagGTATATGCCATTCCACCCTCTGCTTGCCGGGATGAGGCAGGGCTTAGGGAAAAAGAGTATGATTTCCCCCCTCCAGTGAGACAAGCTGGAAGGCCGGACGTCAGACCCGAGGGCGTGTATGACATCCCCCCAACCAGCATCAAGCCGATGGGGAAGGACCTTCACAAAAAATATAACTGTGATGCTCCGGGAGCCGCTGACCTGGCGACACGGAGACACCAGAGCGTCTTGCTGAACCACCCTCCCTCACAGCTGGGACAGTCCCTGGGCCCCCAGAACGATGCGTACGACATCCCCCGAGGGGTTCAGTTTCTGGAGCCGCCGGCGGAAACCAGTGAGAAAGCAAATCCCGAAGAAAGAGACGGTGTTTACGACGTCCCCCTGCACAACACCCCAGATGCCAAAGGCTCTCAGGACGTGGTCGATGGTATCAACCGGTTATCTTTCTCCAGCACGGGCAGCACCAGGAGCAACATGTCCACTTCTTCCACCACCTCCAAGGAATCTTCCTTGTCGGCCTCCCCGTCTCAGGACAAAAGGCTCCTGCTGGATCCGGACACAGCCATCGAGAGACTCCACCGACTCCAGCAGACCCTGGAGGTGGGCGTCTCCAGCCTCATGGCGCTGGTGACCACGGACTGGCGGTGTTACGGATACATGGAACGACACATCAACGAGATCCGCTCCTCCGTGGACAAGGTGGAGCTGTTCGTGAGGGACTACCTCCATTTTGCCAAGGGGGCTGTAGCGAACGCCTCCTGCCTCCCCGAGCCCCTCCTCCACAACAAAATGAAGCGGGAGCTCCAAAGAGTGGAAGACTCCCACCAGATTCTGAGCCAGACCAGCCACGACTTAAACGAGTGCAGCTGGTCCCTGAATATTCTGGCCGTCAACAAGCCCCAAAGCAAGTGTGATGACCTGGACCGGTTCGTGATGGTGGCAAAGACAGTGCCCGATGATGCCAAGCAGCTCACCACAACCATCAACACCAGCGCAGACGCCCTCTTCAGACCGGGCCCTGGCAGCTCGCACGTGAAGAGTGGGCCTGAGAACATCATGAACTCCACGGAGTACCCACACGCTGCGTCCCAGATGCAGCTGCTGCATCCTGGGGACCACAAGGCCCCAGCCCTCAGCAAGCCACTGCCGCCAAGCCTGGGCAAGGACCAGCCTCCTGACTGTAGCAGCAGCGATGGCTCTGAAAGGAGCTGGATGGATGATTATGACTACGTCCACCTGCAGGTAAGGAAACCAGGCTCATAAGCGCCGATGTTCACATTCAGGGAGCCCGGGAGTGATGCGCAGCGGCTGTTAGGCTGGACTGCCAGCGGCGAGAGCATGGTTAATGGTTCGCGAGCAGAATTCACAGTTCACGTGGGGGGGTGACATTGTACAGTAGGAAGGATGCTGTCCTGAGAGTGCTGAGTCCTCGGTTCTAGACCTTCCCCTAACACTAACTGTGTGATGGATGTATTGAACCTTCCTAGGCCgtcatttcttcatttgcaaagtgAATGGAGCGTGGGGTTGGAGTGATTCATTGATACTCCTCGGGCAAGCCGGAAGGGACCCTCAAGTAGGAACGTGGGCCCACAGATTATCACACCAGCCCCACCTCTGTTTGCATTTTATGATAGAGTTCTGCATATTTGAAAAAGGAGGGAGGcactcttaaggaaaaaaaaatgaaaactctagaTTAGAGAAATTCTCAGGCCCCTTCGGCTCTATAATGTGCGTATTCATGTGGTTAATCACTTACAGAAAACCTTCACCCCACCTCAGGCTGACCTTGAGGAACACTGCGCATTTGTCAGCTGACCTAGAATGGCACCAGCACACGGGAATTTGGGCAGGCACAGTCTGCCTCCTACAAGTGGAAATTCCACCCTGTTGACCTGGGATCCCTTTCACTTTGGGGAATTCAAACATTTGACCAAGATCCGTTATTTAGAATTTGGTGTGCTATCTTCTTCGGCCATTCCTTTCATTTGACTGAGAGGGATCGATCATCCTGAGAACTGTTGAACTAACTACAGTTCCTGAGCATATGGGAGACTGGGGAAGGGAGAGCGCTGAGCCCtgtctccctacccccaccccccactgctaAGGAAAGGTGCAGGAGAGAGTAGATAGGGGCATTCCCCATTCCCCTAGCGGGTTGTCTGGCTCTGCATATTAGGAAATACTAATTTGGGGTAGAGTTGTACATGATTCAGAGACCAGGAGTGCAGAGCGGGCCCCATTTAGACCTGCATTAGGTTTATGGGTTTGCCTTTACTCTGTTAGAGAAGAACCCTGAGAACTAGGACTGCATGGGGAGGTTTGGAGGGGAGCATGGATCTCCCAAAACGGTAAAGTGGAACGGAGATCGTGGCACTCCACGTGGAAACGGATTTTAGTTTTCAGCCCTGCCCTACACGGGAACTCTGGATGTCTGGCAGGGGGGCACACCATCCCCATCTGGCATTCATAGGGCCTAAGAGGGCCTAAGAGGGCCAAAGCAATGGAAAACTAAAGGGTATTTACACATTTGTCAGTGAAAGTGTTAGCACAAGTGAATCACAGGGGTGATGTAATGTTTTCtttatgttgaaaaataataGGGGAAGGAGGAGTTTGAGAGGCAACAGAAAGAGctgctggaaaaagaaaatatcatcaaACAGAACAAGATGCAGCTGGAGCATCATCAGGTAAGGTCAGCCAGGACTGGACCGACCTAGTATTGCAGATTTCCTGCTTTGTAAGGAAGGTAGTCCTTCAGAAGATCATGATTTTGGTCCTTCCAGCATACTTGGGCATAAATAAGCTGCAAGGcttggggtgcctcagtggctcaatgggtcaagcgtctgactcttggttttggctcaggtcatgatctcagggttgtgagatcagccccGTGTTGGCTCTGTGGCTCCGTGTTCAGTgcggaatctgcttgggattctctctccctctgctcctccctgcatgctctctctctctctcaaataaatgaatctttaaaaaaaaataataagttctggggcacctgggtggctcagttagttgagtgtccgactcttgatttcagctcaggtcatgatctcagggtcgtgggatcgagccccaagtgcatctggctccccgctcagtggggagtctgcttctctcgctttctctctttctccctctttctccctctccccgcctctcccactgtcccttccccacccccactctctctctctcaaataaatctttaaaaataatcataataataagcTCCAAGGCTTATAATAGGGgataagaacaaagagaaagtttATAGCTTTAGCAATCCAGCTGGTGTACCTGGATTATCTCTAAACAGCCATTTTTCCAGGTTACTTCTGTACGTCTAACATATTAGGACTCTTTGGGTTAAGGTTGTTGGTCTCAAGAAGCGAGTCCCACTTAAGCTAGCCCAAGCAAACAGGTTTTACAGTGAGGCCATGGGAGGGGAGtgcaggaagagaaaatgcagatACAGCCAAGTCCGATGAGAGCTAGGActgaattctctctccttcttgtacttccttttctctaaatctgcttccttctcctctaTTGTCTGACAGTTTCCTCTGCTTATCTACTCATTTGGCTCCCATTGAACTTTACAGAACCCATAAGTGGCCACTCAAAGTCCTTTTTAAAGAAGACTTTTCATCTCAGCATCCACAGCACGGATAGCTCTTCACTGTGGTTCATcagattcctaaaaaaaaaaaaaaaaaaagtctgattggGCCACCTCTCTCTGTCTATCTCCTACAACACAGCCTATGGCTTGGCTATTCTTGGTCCAATCTGAGAGAATGAGGACAGGATCAAATGTGTTCAGAACACAACCAAGCCCTCAAATAAGGGATTTGGGCAAGGCAGGTTCACTCAAAAGTTGGGCATGAGTGGGGCTGATAATGGCGAGTATTGCTGGTACAGGgcataaaaataaagagtaatgGATTGAGGACTTACATGCCtttcaagttgaaatgaaatgACATGTAGAGACATGAACTGTCACACTGCACTCAGGAAaccagagttccttttttttttaaaagatattttatattattatttttttttttagagagagagcacaagagtgtgagtggggtggggggaggggcagagggagaaggagagagagaatctcaagcagactctgcactgagtgcggagcccaatgaggggctccatctcacaaccctgagatcatgacctgagctggaatcaagagtcagttgcttaaccgactgagtcacccaggcaccatAGGAAACCAGAGTCCTAATCCTTGCTTTCTGACCAGCCAAccctgtgaccttaggcaagtcatttaacctccctGAACTTCAGTTACttctatataaaataagaaaatccccccacctctccatcTAATAAGATGATATATTTACGAACGTATCTGCAAAAGCATAAGCGAAATATCTTCAAACATCACCCTGTATCTGTTTATGTCTGCTTTGGCATTTGGCCAAGTAGGACTAGAAGGCTTTAGGGAACTTGTTGAAAACCACAGTAATTTCTAAAGCAGATTCTGTTGAAAAGGAAAGCTCACTGTGCATTTCTTGGGGGAGAAGCTGGATGAGTTTAATCCCTACTCTGACTGAGCTCTATCTTGGAGCAGAAGATCATGGAGTCCTAGGCTCAGATCACACATAGTCCTTACCTGCAAAAGAAGGGTCTCTCCTAAGATTTGGTGGAATAGCATGTGATTATTATAACTGCACTTTAAAAATACACCAGCCGGGAGcagtaaggaaggaagaaagctaaCACTCATTGAGTCTGACTGTGTGCaaggttcttttctttcaacagCTCTGGGTGGCTAAGTGCTCTGATGAACAATTAGCGTTCAGATTCCCTTAGAGAAGCTCTTTGCCACACTGCACATGCATTTATAGGCGTTACTCTCCCGTAGTACTGCATAATAACATTTACAAATCTTGACTGAAAGAGTCGGAGAAACAGAAAGGGGTCATGGATGGTCATTTATCGAAGAGTCTGGAAGGGACAGAGTCAGGCTTTCCCAGAGAAGGAGCCAACTGTCAGTGATTTACTTGATAAAGAGATCCCTCCATTTGattttccctccccaccactcagcgttcaataaacatttacatagAGGTGGAGATATGCCAAACACCATTCTGAGCACTTTGTAAATGTTAACTCATGGAAGTCTCGTAAAGGTGCAGGTAACAGAGCTGAGTAGAAAAGCTAGCTGCCTTCCCGCCTTAGCGCAGAAGAGACGGATACCCAACCACAGGGGCCTGAGCTGGGGGATTTCTTCTCGATCCTCTTTTTCAAACTCTACATTTTACAGTTTAGAAAAGCAAAGCCTCCCATCTAATGAGCACTTGCCACTTACGAGGGATTGAAACCCCTGCCCTTGAACTCCGAGCCCTGCTTCAGTTCCAGGACTGCACACTGCCTTCCCCTTCACGAgatctgcttttctctcccttgcAGCTAAGTCAGTTCCGGTTGTTGGAACAAGAAATCACCAAGCCGGTGGAGAACGACATCTCCAAGTGGAAGCCTTCTCAGAGCCTCCCGACCACAAACAGCAGCGTGGGTGCTCAGGATCGGCAGCTGCTCTGCTTCTACTACGACCAGTGCGAGACCCATTACATCTCCCTCCTCAACGCCATCGACGCCCTCTTCAGCTGCGTCAGCTCGGCGCAGCCCCCGCGCATCTTCGTGGCCCACAGCAAGTTTGTCATCCTGAGCGCACACAAACTGGTGTTCATTGGGGACACGCTGACAAGGCAGGTTGCCGCCCAGGACATTCGCAACAAAGTGATGAACTCGAGCAACCAGCTCTGCGAGCAGCTCAAGACGATCGTGATGGCGACCAAGATGGCGGCCCTCCATTACCCCAGCACCACGGCCCTGCAGGAGATGGTGCACCAGGTGACAGACCTGTCCAGGAACGCCCAGCTCTTCAAGCGCTCTTTGCTGGAGATGGCCACCTTctgagaggagaaggagggaaagggggactGAGTGCGCTGCCAAGGAAAACTGGAAATGCTATCTGGTTTTTGTAAATGTTATCTATTTTTGTagataattttatatgaaaatgaactattttaacattttgtggGTTAGACAACATTCAGAAATTCAGGGAGCTAgagggggaatttttttttcctgtgtggttCTTATGTGTATGCCTGTGTAATGTTCGTTTTTTAGATGTTTGTCCGATACATTCCATTAGAAAACATGAATGAAGAAGCACCTTAGTAAGCACGTCGTAatgctgcatttttttccttttttttttccctaagaaaacaTACCAGCTGGGTGTAATATTGCTCTACATATACTAGCAATTATTCTGAGCCTGTCACTTCCAAGTCTGGGAAGCACAGTATACGTGTAAGTGTTCACCTTCCAATAACGAGGCATGGCATGACTTGTTCTTGTTTGGAAACCCTTTCAGAATTGACCGTCTTGGGCCCATTGTGGCAAAATGCCTCACTTGTCATTGAAAAAGCCCTTTTATAAAAGAAGTTCCAGGAGGTACACGTTAATCCAAGCACCGGTATTTTAGAAGTATGCAGAGGCCATATCCCCAGCTAGGGCTGGTTGTTTCAACACAGAGAGGACATCACGATAAAAGGAAGGCAAATGTTTTCCCCAGGGCTTTTTGATCATCTGCGTTTATGAGTGACTTGGCCGTGAGGTTTTCCAAAGGGTGTTTTTAGATTTGCAAAAACCATATTATTTGCAGCAGGAATTCATAAAGACACATCAGACTATGACTGTCCACAAAAAGAAGGGATGGTTCCATCTGCCAGTTGTAAGTAGAGGCCCTTCTGACTCTCAACATTCACTTAGGGGCTACTACCTCCATTCTCTGAGGAAAACTGGCCCGTTCTGGGTCACTTAAAGGTTAGAGCCACCAGGCCACATTTTACTCTAAGGGAATTCATTGCTTGATCTTACACCCTCCTTAAAACATGCAGCTGCTGACCCGACACTCAGCCCATCCAGTCTTTACAATTCTGTCTGGTCCACGACCCTGTGTAAACAGCCCACCACCGTCTTAGAGCTCATCACAGAGCCCATTCCATAGTCTGTCCCATTATACCTGCTGGTGTTGGCACAGCACAGACACACCCACGAGCCATCAGATTGATCTTGAAGCAAATGAAATACTTCCTACCTAGTGGGTAAATGTATTCATATattaacaagtcaggaagcaTGTCATCTGTAGGCTTTCAGTCCAGTTCTTATTTAATGGTTCTAGTCTAGCCTATTTGAAAAGGTTTTTATTTGCCATATATGCCTTGACTTAATTAAGCTTACTTGTTTTAAACAACCAAATCAttggaaaaggaaaggatttAAGAGAGAAGAATGTGTGATCTAAGTGTGagaaaaaatcagcaaaacatcCCAGAAGGTGCTTTTCAAAACAATCATTATTGTAGTTCTCCAAGCTCTGCACTGTCAAGAGATGATTAAAAGTTGTATCGTTTTATGACAAGTAAGCGTGTGAGAAGAAAGGAGATTGCTGAAAATCAACTCGGCAGGAGCTGAAAGGTGTCCCTATAGAGTCCATTGTACAATGTGTGTTTCTTAGGAGATGACAGACTTGTTTTAAGCTAAGGGGTGACATTTCACgttttcaaaaccaaaatttCAATCTGTATTACTCTCTTCCCCATCTTGTATGTAAAggctatttttaaatcattaaatttttCGATCTCAATTTCCACAGgcactgggttttcttttccctgttcttGTCTTTGTCACAGAATTGCGCGTTGGCGTATTTGGGCACTCCCAATAGAGAAAGTTAGATTATGGTTATTGTATCAATACTATAGATCTGGATTTTTTAGGAAAATtgagagttatttattttttcactttgtatCACTTCGGAGTGTAtttacatttgaagaaaattcTGGGGTCTGTGAACATTGCCAAACCCAAATATTTAGAACAAGGCTTAGCTTCACCAGAAAGCCTGTACATTTAAGTGATAGGTAGAATGATTTCTGCTATCATAATATGAATGTTGCCATTCATGACGTTTTAGAATCAAAGAGAATGACTTAATTCATTTTGGAATAGACATACAAAActgttaaaagaaaactttttttgatTTAAATTAGAGATTCATAACCACATAAATTATCTTTAATGCTTAGCCTACTCTTTCACACAGGTAGCCTACTGAGATTTATAGGTAAGGTATTTGAACATACCTTGTATTATTTTGCCCACATCCATAAGTATGAattaattttcaagaaaagtGTCAAGGCACTTCAGTGGGGATAGAAGTCTTTtgaaaaaatggtgctggaacaactagaactctccatggaaaaaaatgagtactTACAGcctacacaaaaatgaaatggatcatagacttaaatgcaATACTTCTAGAAGAaatcataggagaaaat
Proteins encoded in this window:
- the NEDD9 gene encoding enhancer of filamentation 1 isoform X3, translating into MARALYDNVPECAEELAFRKGDILTVIEQNTGGLEGWWLCSLHGRQGIVPGNRVKLLIGPIQETPSNQDQPTSGLTHQTFGQQKLYQVPNPHGAPRDSIYQVPPSYQHQGIYQVPTSHGTQEQDVYQVPPSAQRSIGGANGPHLSKKVITPVRTGQGYVYEYPSRYQKDIYDIPPSHATQGVYDIPASSVKGPVFSVPVGEIKPQGVYDIPPTKGVYAIPPSACRDEAGLREKEYDFPPPVRQAGRPDVRPEGVYDIPPTSIKPMGKDLHKKYNCDAPGAADLATRRHQSVLLNHPPSQLGQSLGPQNDAYDIPRGVQFLEPPAETSEKANPEERDGVYDVPLHNTPDAKGSQDVVDGINRLSFSSTGSTRSNMSTSSTTSKESSLSASPSQDKRLLLDPDTAIERLHRLQQTLEVGVSSLMALVTTDWRCYGYMERHINEIRSSVDKVELFVRDYLHFAKGAVANASCLPEPLLHNKMKRELQRVEDSHQILSQTSHDLNECSWSLNILAVNKPQSKCDDLDRFVMVAKTVPDDAKQLTTTINTSADALFRPGPGSSHVKSGPENIMNSTEYPHAASQMQLLHPGDHKAPALSKPLPPSLGKDQPPDCSSSDGSERSWMDDYDYVHLQGKEEFERQQKELLEKENIIKQNKMQLEHHQLSQFRLLEQEITKPVENDISKWKPSQSLPTTNSSVGAQDRQLLCFYYDQCETHYISLLNAIDALFSCVSSAQPPRIFVAHSKFVILSAHKLVFIGDTLTRQVAAQDIRNKVMNSSNQLCEQLKTIVMATKMAALHYPSTTALQEMVHQVTDLSRNAQLFKRSLLEMATF
- the NEDD9 gene encoding enhancer of filamentation 1 isoform X2 codes for the protein MWAMNLMARALYDNVPECAEELAFRKGDILTVIEQNTGGLEGWWLCSLHGRQGIVPGNRVKLLIGPIQETPSNQDQPTSGLTHQTFGQQKLYQVPNPHGAPRDSIYQVPPSYQHQGIYQVPTSHGTQEQDVYQVPPSAQRSIGGANGPHLSKKVITPVRTGQGYVYEYPSRYQKDIYDIPPSHATQGVYDIPASSVKGPVFSVPVGEIKPQGVYDIPPTKGVYAIPPSACRDEAGLREKEYDFPPPVRQAGRPDVRPEGVYDIPPTSIKPMGKDLHKKYNCDAPGAADLATRRHQSVLLNHPPSQLGQSLGPQNDAYDIPRGVQFLEPPAETSEKANPEERDGVYDVPLHNTPDAKGSQDVVDGINRLSFSSTGSTRSNMSTSSTTSKESSLSASPSQDKRLLLDPDTAIERLHRLQQTLEVGVSSLMALVTTDWRCYGYMERHINEIRSSVDKVELFVRDYLHFAKGAVANASCLPEPLLHNKMKRELQRVEDSHQILSQTSHDLNECSWSLNILAVNKPQSKCDDLDRFVMVAKTVPDDAKQLTTTINTSADALFRPGPGSSHVKSGPENIMNSTEYPHAASQMQLLHPGDHKAPALSKPLPPSLGKDQPPDCSSSDGSERSWMDDYDYVHLQGKEEFERQQKELLEKENIIKQNKMQLEHHQLSQFRLLEQEITKPVENDISKWKPSQSLPTTNSSVGAQDRQLLCFYYDQCETHYISLLNAIDALFSCVSSAQPPRIFVAHSKFVILSAHKLVFIGDTLTRQVAAQDIRNKVMNSSNQLCEQLKTIVMATKMAALHYPSTTALQEMVHQVTDLSRNAQLFKRSLLEMATF
- the NEDD9 gene encoding enhancer of filamentation 1 isoform X1, giving the protein MKYKNLMARALYDNVPECAEELAFRKGDILTVIEQNTGGLEGWWLCSLHGRQGIVPGNRVKLLIGPIQETPSNQDQPTSGLTHQTFGQQKLYQVPNPHGAPRDSIYQVPPSYQHQGIYQVPTSHGTQEQDVYQVPPSAQRSIGGANGPHLSKKVITPVRTGQGYVYEYPSRYQKDIYDIPPSHATQGVYDIPASSVKGPVFSVPVGEIKPQGVYDIPPTKGVYAIPPSACRDEAGLREKEYDFPPPVRQAGRPDVRPEGVYDIPPTSIKPMGKDLHKKYNCDAPGAADLATRRHQSVLLNHPPSQLGQSLGPQNDAYDIPRGVQFLEPPAETSEKANPEERDGVYDVPLHNTPDAKGSQDVVDGINRLSFSSTGSTRSNMSTSSTTSKESSLSASPSQDKRLLLDPDTAIERLHRLQQTLEVGVSSLMALVTTDWRCYGYMERHINEIRSSVDKVELFVRDYLHFAKGAVANASCLPEPLLHNKMKRELQRVEDSHQILSQTSHDLNECSWSLNILAVNKPQSKCDDLDRFVMVAKTVPDDAKQLTTTINTSADALFRPGPGSSHVKSGPENIMNSTEYPHAASQMQLLHPGDHKAPALSKPLPPSLGKDQPPDCSSSDGSERSWMDDYDYVHLQGKEEFERQQKELLEKENIIKQNKMQLEHHQLSQFRLLEQEITKPVENDISKWKPSQSLPTTNSSVGAQDRQLLCFYYDQCETHYISLLNAIDALFSCVSSAQPPRIFVAHSKFVILSAHKLVFIGDTLTRQVAAQDIRNKVMNSSNQLCEQLKTIVMATKMAALHYPSTTALQEMVHQVTDLSRNAQLFKRSLLEMATF